Proteins from a genomic interval of Salmo salar chromosome ssa14, Ssal_v3.1, whole genome shotgun sequence:
- the gstr gene encoding glutathione S-transferase rho (The RefSeq protein has 3 substitutions compared to this genomic sequence): MAKDMTLLWDSGSPPCWRVMIALEEKNLQGYNQKLLSFEKAGHKSKEVLDINPRGQLPAFKHGDNILNESYAACMYLESRFRSQGPQLIPEGQLEQALMYQRMFEILNLSDKLSNVIYYNYRVPEGERHDSAIKRNKETLATEIKLWEGYFQKMEVGSYLAGKAFSLADVIVFPVIAYAFRFGLSTERYPKLGAYYDMMKDRPSVKATWPPHWLENPQGGDALEEF; encoded by the exons ATGGCCAAGGACATGACACTGCTGTGGGGCTCCGGCTCTCCTCCGTGCTGGCGGGTCATGATCGCTCTGGAGGAGAAGAACCTGCAGGGATACAATCAGAAACTTCTCTCCTTCGAGAAAGCAGAGCACAAGTCTAAAGAAGTCCTGGATATCAATCCCAGAGGACAG CTCCCTGCTTTCAAACACGGAGACAACATACTCAACGAGTCATATGCAGCATGCATGTACCTGGAG agCCGGTTCAGGTCCCAGGGACCCCAGTTGATTCCTGAGGGCCAACTAGAGCAGGCCCTGATGTACCAGCGCATGTTTGAGATCCTCAACCTCAGTGACAAACTCA GTAACGTCATCTACTACAACTACCGTGTCcccgagggagagagacatgactcTGCTATCAAGAGGAACAAGGAGACCCTGGCCACGGAGATCAAACTGTGGGAAGGATACTTTCagaag ATGGAGGTTGGTTCTTACCTGGCAGGAAAAGCCTTCTCATTGGCTGACGTTATTGTCTTCCCTGTGATTGCCTACGCCTTCCGCTTTGG GCTGTCTACGGAGCGTTACCCCAAACTGGGAGCATACTACGACATGATGAAGGACAGACCTAGCGTTAAAGCTACCTGGCCCCCACACTGGCTGGAGAACCCTCAGGGAGGAGACGCTCTCAAGGAGTtctga